Part of the Sporomusa termitida genome, GCTGTCCCATGGCCTCAGCCAGTTTACGTCCTTCTCCCAGCAACTCCAGCCCAACATTACGGGCCTGGCCGGCAAACTGCTCGATATATACCCAGACCCCCTGATAGGCACTGATGTCTGCTGCCGGTTGCGCTGCCGCCGGCCGGCTAATCGCCGTTACGGGGCAGACATCAATACAGGCGCCGCATACTGTACAGGCATCGGTAATTACAGCCTTATCCGCTTCCATAACAATCGCGTCGAACGGACAGGCACCGACGCAGGCACTGCAGCCTATACATTGCTCTTTTTCAACATGAACAGCCATTGTAAAGTCCCCCCTGATATCAGATGATTTTGGCCTGATTAAGTTTAGTCAGCAACCGTTTTACCGCAGTACGGGCGTCATCCTCCTGAATAATCTCACCCTGAACCCGCTGCTGGGGGGTAAAGATACGGCGCACCTGGGTAGGTGACCCTTTTAGCCCGATTTGTTCCGGCTGAACATCAATATCGGCAGCCGTCCAGACAGTTATCTCTTTCCGGTTCGCTTTCATAGTACCCTTGATGCTGGGATACCGCGGCTCATTAATCGATTTTACCACACTCAGCAGCACAGGCAGCCGGGTCTCAATAATCTCATACCCTTCCTCATGCTCACGTTCAGCCCGTACAGTCCCGTCTGCAATATCCAGCCTGGAGACATAGGTAATCTGAGCAATAGCCAAATGTTCGGCAATCTCCGGTCCTACCTGGGCCGTATCGCCGTCTATCGCCTGCTTGCCGCATAGGATGACATCAAAAAGTCCCAGTTTTTTGATCCCTGCTGCCAGTGTATGGCTGGTAGCCAGCGTATCGGCGCCGCCGAAAGCACGGTCACTCAGTAAAATCGCTTCGTCAGCCCCCAGGGCAATGCACTCCTTCAAAGCGTCCTTAGCCTGCGGCGGCCCCATCGAAATTACAGTTACCCGGCCGCCATGCTTTTCTTTCAGCTGCAATGCCTCTTCCACCGCATTTTTATCAAAAGGATTTACAATACTGGGTACTCCCTGGCGAATCAGGGTATTAGTCTGCGGGTCAATTTTAACCTCAGTAGTGTCTGGCACTTGTTTCACACAGACAATGATTTCCATCACACGTCCCCCTGTTGTCGATATCAGATAATAAGTACAATATAACATCTCTTATTTTAATATTATTTACTGGCAAACTGCAACATTTTCGTATAAATACCCAATTCCGCCATAAAAGCCAGCCTGCCCCCGCTCCGCAGGCAGATACGGGTCAGGCAATCTGCCTGCGGAGCATACAGCTATGCTGTCATTTCTTATGCTTAACAGGTAACCGCCCCTTTGCCCAGAAGCCCTTCAATAGCCGCGAAAGCGGCCGGGGTCGGTTCAATCCAAAAATCCCGTTCAGTTTTGATAATGCGTTTGCTGTCAACCAGATGCAGATAGACAGCCGCTGACCCCGTATATTTATTCAGCAGCTTTTTAAGCGCGGCCAGAGTGGCCGGTGTTTCCTGCTCTTTACGCAGGGTGATTCTGACCTCAGCCCCGGCGCTGCTCAGCGGGCTTATATCATCAGCCATGATTTTGACGCCTTCTTCATGGATATTAAGGCGGCCGGAAACTACCACAGGCAAGTCCGGCGCCAGCAGGCGGCCGGTTTTTTCAAAAATCCGGGGAAATACGATAATCTCCGCCTGACCGGTAAAATCCTCAAGATTAATAAAACACATCATACTGCCATTTTTGGTATTAATGCGCTTGGCACTGGCGATCAGCCCCCCGACCCGGATGGGCTGGCCATCGGCGTACTGACCTTCGGCTAAACTGCCAAGTCCGGGCAGGGAAGCAAGCCTGGTACGGTATTTATCCAAAGGGTGACCGGTTACAAAAAAGCCGGTTATTTCTTTTTCCAGCGCCAGCAATTCTTCCTGCGGCAATTCCGGTAAATCAGGCAAACTTACATCATTGACACAGTCCAGAGTGTCCTCGCCAAATAAGCCCAGCTGGCCGCTGGCCGCATCTTTTTGCCGGCAGCCGGCCACCTCCACCGCCTGCTCCAGAACTGCCAGTAGTTGTGACCGCCGGGCCTTCAGTGAATCAAAGGCCCCGGCTTTGATTAAACTCTCGATCACCCGTTTATTTACCACCCGCATATCGACACGGGCACAAAAATCAACAAGGGAGGTAAACCTGCCGCCCTGCCGCCGGGCGGCAATAATGCTCTCCAGGGCATTGCCGCCGGCATTCTTTACCCCGGCCAAACCGAACCGGATGGCCGGGCCGTCAACAGAAAAGGCCCGGCCGCTGGCATTAATGTCAGGCGGCAACACAGCAATTCCCCGGCGCCGGCATTCCTCAATATAATAGCCGACCTTATCGTTGGTCCCCATTACGCTGGTCAACAGGGCCGCGTAAAATTCCTGGGGATAATGAGCCTTCAGATAGGCTGTTTGATACGCCACCAGCGCATAGGCGGCACTATGGGATTTATTGAAGCCATAGTCGGCAAAATGCGTCATAAGCTCAAAAACCTCATGCGCCAGCTTGGCGTCAAACCCCCGCTCCGCCGCTCCCTGCAAAAAAGATTCCCGTTGGGCAGCCAGCACTTCATGCTTCTTTTTCCCCATTGCCCGGCGCAGGAGATCGGCCTGACCCAGGGAAAAACCGGCCAGCACCGAGGCAATCTGCATAACCTGCTCCTGATATAAAATAACACCAAAAGTATCTGCTAAAACCGGCTCCAGCACCGGGTGCAGATAAGTAACTGTTTTTTTGCCATGCCGGCCGTCGATAAAATCCGACACCATACCGCTGCCCAGCGGCCCGGGCCGGTAGAGGGCAACTAGCGGGATCAGATCGTCAAACCGCTCCGGTTTAAGATCCCTGACCAGATTGGTCATACCGCCTGACTCCATCTGGAATACACCGGAGGTGTCGCCGGCGGACAGCATCACACAGGTTTTCGTGTCCTCAAGGGGAATCTGCTCAATATCAAGCTCTTCGCCCCGGTTTTCTTTTATTAAAGCAATGGCATCACCAATAACAGTCAGGGTTCTGAGTCCCAGCAGGTCCATTTTCAGGAGGCCAATCTCCTCTACCCGGTCTTTGTCAAACTGGGTAGTGACAAACCCGTCGCTGGATACCTGCAGGGGCGCGAAGTGAGTCAGCGGCTCCCTGGCAATCACCAGACCGGCCGCATGGGTTGAGGCATGACGCGGCAG contains:
- a CDS encoding electron transfer flavoprotein subunit beta/FixA family protein; protein product: MEIIVCVKQVPDTTEVKIDPQTNTLIRQGVPSIVNPFDKNAVEEALQLKEKHGGRVTVISMGPPQAKDALKECIALGADEAILLSDRAFGGADTLATSHTLAAGIKKLGLFDVILCGKQAIDGDTAQVGPEIAEHLAIAQITYVSRLDIADGTVRAEREHEEGYEIIETRLPVLLSVVKSINEPRYPSIKGTMKANRKEITVWTAADIDVQPEQIGLKGSPTQVRRIFTPQQRVQGEIIQEDDARTAVKRLLTKLNQAKII
- a CDS encoding DNA polymerase III subunit alpha encodes the protein MLNESGIKHGERIAFVHLHNHTEYSLLDGAGRISDLVRRAKELGMPAVAMTDHGTMYGTIDFYKQAKKQGIKPIIGCEVYIAPRSRFDKAAVEGEAYYHLILLAANEQGYRNLIELVSRGYSEGFYYKPRIDREILRSYSAGLIGLSACIAGEIPAAILRGDLAKAEALAVEYREIFGAENFYIELQDHGMPEEKQANQHLVKLAKQLGLGLVATNDAHYINKEDAECHDVLLCIQTGKTVDDQVRMKFPSDEFYLKSPAEMAELFAAYPEALANTCKIAERCEVAFDFDKLYLPDFPTPAGISDEEYLTQLCREAVSKRYPEPTPAIHARLDYELGVIKKMGYASYFLIVWDFVNYSRSQAIPVGPGRGSAAGSIVAYLLAITNIDPLKYGLLFERFLNPERVSMPDIDIDFCYERRSKIIEYVVERYGSDRVAQIITFGTMAARAAIRDVGRALNLPYGEVDRIAKLVPAELGITLKKALAANQELKGLYDTEATVRKLVDLAMALEGLPRHASTHAAGLVIAREPLTHFAPLQVSSDGFVTTQFDKDRVEEIGLLKMDLLGLRTLTVIGDAIALIKENRGEELDIEQIPLEDTKTCVMLSAGDTSGVFQMESGGMTNLVRDLKPERFDDLIPLVALYRPGPLGSGMVSDFIDGRHGKKTVTYLHPVLEPVLADTFGVILYQEQVMQIASVLAGFSLGQADLLRRAMGKKKHEVLAAQRESFLQGAAERGFDAKLAHEVFELMTHFADYGFNKSHSAAYALVAYQTAYLKAHYPQEFYAALLTSVMGTNDKVGYYIEECRRRGIAVLPPDINASGRAFSVDGPAIRFGLAGVKNAGGNALESIIAARRQGGRFTSLVDFCARVDMRVVNKRVIESLIKAGAFDSLKARRSQLLAVLEQAVEVAGCRQKDAASGQLGLFGEDTLDCVNDVSLPDLPELPQEELLALEKEITGFFVTGHPLDKYRTRLASLPGLGSLAEGQYADGQPIRVGGLIASAKRINTKNGSMMCFINLEDFTGQAEIIVFPRIFEKTGRLLAPDLPVVVSGRLNIHEEGVKIMADDISPLSSAGAEVRITLRKEQETPATLAALKKLLNKYTGSAAVYLHLVDSKRIIKTERDFWIEPTPAAFAAIEGLLGKGAVTC